GAATGCGGGAGCGGCCACGTTTCCCCCGTACACGTCTGTTTTCGGCTCGTCCACAACCACGAGGATGACCACGCGCGGATTTTCGGCAGGCAACATGCCCACGAAGGAAGCAAGCCTCTTGTCCGAGTACCCGCCAGCCACGGGGTCCACCTTCTGGGCGGTGCCCGTCTTGCCCGCCACCCGGTAATCTTCCATGGCGGCCTTGGTGGCGGTGCCTCCCTTGACCACCACGCTCTCGAGCATGGAGACGACCTGACGGGCCGTCTGGGGGGACACGATGCGCCGCACCTCGGTGGGCCGGTTATCCAGCAGGACGACCCCGTCCGGGTCCACCACCTTGGACACCAGGTAGGGGCGCATGAGCACGCCCCCATGGGCCAGCGCGCTCCAGGCGGCAATCATCTGCACCGCGGTGGCGGACATGCCCTGGCCGAAGGACTGCGTGGCCAGGGAGACCTCGGCCTTGGGAAAGGGGATGGAGCCCTTTCCCTCGCCGGGCAGGGCCAGGCCCGTGCGCTCGCCGAAGCCGAAGTCCTTGAAGGTCTTCACCAGGCGCTCGCGGCCCAGCAACTGGGCGATCTTCGCCGAGCAGATGTTGGAGGACACCTGGAGCACCCGCTGGGGCGTCAGCCAGGCGTATTCGTGGGTGTCGTGGATGGTGTGCCGGCCCACGCGCCAGGAGCCGTTCTCGCAGAAGAAGGTGTCGTCCGGCTTGATGACCTTCTGCTCCAGCGCGCTGGCGACGACGAAGGCCTTCATCGTCGAGCCGGGCTCGAAGGTGTCGAGCGCGGCGCGGTTGCGCATGCTCGAGCGCGCCTCGCGCTGGGGGGCGTTGGGGTTGAAGCGCGGCTCGTTGGCCATGGCGAGGATCTCCCCCGTCGCCGGGTCCATCACCAGGGCCATGCCCGCCACCGCCTGGGCCTCGGCCACCGCGCGCGTCAGGGCCTTCTCGGCCACGTACTGCAGGTGGCGATCCAGGGTGAGCGTGACGGAGGCGCCCTGGCGCTCCAGGGTGTCCGGCGCCCCGGAGACCAGCAGCTTGCGTCCCTTGGCGTCCCGGAAGCCCGACAGGCGCGAGTTCTGTCCGGACAGCTCGTTCTCGAACGCCAGCTCCAGGCCCTCCAGGCCGTGGCCATCCAGCCCCACCACGCCCACCACGTGCGCGCCCAGCTCCTTCTGGGGGTAGAAGCGCTTGGGCTCCTTGGTGAAGCCGAAGCCCGGCAGCCCCAGGGCCTTGACCGCCTCCACCTCACGGGGCGTCACCTGACGCTTCACCCAGGCGAAGCGCCGGCCCCGCGTCAGCCGGCCGAGCACGTCCTCGGCGTCCAGCTTGAGCGCCTTGGCCAGGGCGCGCGCGGCCTGCTTCACGTCCGGCAACATCGAGGGGTCCACCCAGATGGAGTCCACCTCCACGCTCTGGGCGAGCGGCGCGCCACGCCGATCGAAGATGTCTCCGCGCCGGGCGGGGATCTCGATCTGCCGCACGTACTGATCCTGGGCGAGACCGCGCAGCTTGTCGCGCTCGAACACCTGCAGGAACACGGCACGGCCGAAGGCGGCCAGCAGCAGGGTCACGAAGAAGGAGGCCAGCAGCTTCACGCGCAGCCGCATCCACTTCGTATTGGACTCTGGAACCCGCGCCGACTTGAAGTCCTTCACGACGAGCGCCCCCTCTCAGTGAGACACGGCCACGCGCACGCCCCGCGCATCGCGAGCTTCCACCCGGGCGGGACGCTTGCCACCGCCCGCCGCCGGCAGGGCCATGACGAGCGGACCGGCGGGCATGGACATGCCGAGCTTCTCGCGCGCCAGCTTCTCCAGGCGCGCCGGATTCTTGAGCGTGGCCAGCTCCAGCTTCAGCCGATCGTTCTCCCGCGTGAGCGCGCGCTCCTCGGCCTCCGCCCGGGACAGCCGGTAGCCCATGTCCACCACCAGCACGCGGCTCGTCACATGGAGGATGCCCACGCCCGCGAACAGCGCGAAGAGAAACACCGCGGGCAGCAGGTGCAGGAGCACTCGGCCCACCGACGCACCATGGGGACTGACTCGGGACACGGGCGACTGGCTGCGGATCATCGGATCTTCTCCACCACGCGCAGGTGCGCGCTGCGAGCACGGGGATTGGCGGCGATCTCCTCGTCCGAGGGGGCAATCGCCTTGCGCGTCACCAGGGAGAAGTCCCCCTGGCCGCCACAGACGCACACCGGGAGCCCGGGCGGGCACTTGCAGCCCCCCACCATGTCCCGGAAGGTGTCCTTCACCTTGCGATCCTCGAGCGAGTGGAACGAGATGACGGCGGCACGGCCCCCCACCTTGAGCAGGCGGGGCAGCGCGGCGAGCAGCGACTCGAGCGACTCCAGCTCCTCGTTGACCGCCATGCGCAGCGCCTGGAAGGTGCGGGTGGCCACGTGGATCTTCTGCGGCCAGGCCTTGCGTGGCACGGCGCGCTTGACGGCCTCGGCCGCCTCCAGGGTGCGCGTGGGCCGTGCGCGCTTGAGCTCGCGGGCGATGGGCCTGGCGAAGGACTCCTCGCCGTACTCGCGCAGCACGCGCACGAGCACCTCTTCGTCCTCGTCGGCGATGAACTCGGCGGCGGTGCGGCCCGTGTCGCCCATGCGCATGTCCAGCGGCCCGTCCTTCTGGAAGGAGAAGCCGCGCTCGGCCACGTCGAGCTGGGGCGAGGACACGCCCAGGTCCACCAGCACGCCGTCCACCGGCAGCACGTCCGCCGCCACCTGGAGCAGCTCCCCGAAGTTGCCCTGCCGCGCCTCGAAGCCCGGCAGGCCCGCGAGCCGGGAGCGCGCGGCCTCGAGCGCGACGGGATCCCGATCCACGCCGAGCACGGTGGCGCCCCGCGCGAGCAGCTCGCGCGAATGCCCTCCCCCACCCAGCGTGCCGTCGATGATCACCTTGCCCGCTCCTGGTTGGAGGACGTCCACCGCCTCCTTCAAGAGAACGGTCTGGTGCCCGAAGTCAGCCAAGGGACGGCCTAGACGAACGGAGCCCGCGCGAGCGCGAAGGCGGCCCGGGCGTCGTTCATGTGCGGATAGAACTCGAAACGGTCATGCGCGCCGGCGGCCCGGAAGATGGCGGACAGGTAGGGCGACAGACCCGACAGCTTGATGTCCCCACCGGCCTTGCGGAACGACTCGGCGCGGGCGATGAGCGGCTTGACGCCGCGGTAGTCCAGGTGACTCACCTCGCTGAAGTCGAGCACGGCGTTGCGCAGGCCGCGCTGCATGCGGCTGGCGAGCTCGTCACACAACCGGGCCAGGTCCTTCTCCAGCAGCTCTCCCTCGAGCATGAGCGTCTCCACCCGGCCACTGGAGACCGCGCGGATGCCCTGTGCTTCGGCTACCTGGTTCATGTCGCCACCTTCCCGGCTTTCCCGCTCCACGTCGAAATTTCAACCCGCCCGCGTGCGCGGCCCCTCGGGCACACGCATCCCGTCCGGTGACCCACACCGGTCCACCCACACCCGTCCTGGTCCAACCCCCCGCGGGGGCCCGCAGTGACAACGCGACCCCAGACGGCCTCGCGAGTCGAGCGCGGGCACGCCTGTCGTCCACGGGCGGCGGAAAATACGCGCGGCCTCCTACCCGGTCAAGAAATGCAACAGGCGCATACAGACCCGTGTCGCATTGACTCCAATGTCAATCTTCTGGCATGACGCGCCGCGCGAGCACCCACGAAGGCGTGCTCGAGCCTCGCGTCCTGGCCGGGGGGTTGAGGCACACGTCGCTCTGAAGCGAAAGGTGTACACACATGACGCGCATGATTCGCCTGTTGGCTGTTTCCGCCGTGGCCCTGGGTCTCACCGCTTGTGGAGGAGGAGCGAAGCTCGGGGGTGACAAGGAAGGAGCGGCCCAGGCCGCCTTCCAGGCCTCGCAGCCCGTGGGCCGCAACCAGGCCTCCAAGACCGCGAACGCCCTGCTCGAGCAGGCCCTGGCCAGCGGTGCCATCAACATCTCCGTCTCCGCCGATTGCGCCGAGAGCGGCAAGGTCCACCTGAGCCTGGACGTGGGAGCCACCCCCCGGCTGGACGGCGCGATCAGCTACGTCATCCGCTACGACGCCTGCAGCGAGGACGGGGAGAACGAGTACACCGGTGAGATGAAGACCACGGTGGGCGTCGGGCTCGACCTCGACGGGAAGATCAGGGGGGGCGTGCTCTTCATCGCCATGAAGGGCAAGCTCACCATCGACGGGGAGATCTCCGACACCCTCGAGACCGATATCCGCCTGAGCATGGAAATCACCGCCACCTCGCTGCGCTCGGGCCGCGCGGAACTCGTCATCGACGGCACCATCAAGACCTCGACCAGCAGCTTCACCTACTCCAAGGAAGTCATCGCGACGACCGCGGGCCGCCTGCCCAGGGCCTGATCGGCTGTCCGCTTGACGGGGTTGCAGGGGCCGGGCCGGCCAGTTTGGAGGCCCGGCCCTTCTTTTGCCGTATGATTGGCGGCCATGAGCCAGAGCGTGACGAAGCGGGCCCTCGGTGAGGTTCGCCTCAAGGTGGCATACAAGAGACCCGAGGCCCTGCTGAGTGAGTACACCCGCAGCATCGGCCGAGGGGGAGTGACGCTGCAGACGCAGAAGAACATCCCGGTGGGTACGCGCTTCGTCTTCGAGATGTACAACCCCGGAGTGGCCACACCCGTGGAGGTGATGGGCGAGGTGGTGCGCGTCACACCGCAGGCCGACGGCCGCCACGTGCTCACCATCAAGTACGACCCGGGACAGGACCGCGGGGGCCTGGACGCCGTGCTCCAGCGCGTCTTCGATCTCCAGGAGTCGGAGAAGCTGCGCCGCTACGCGCGCATTCCCCTGAACGTGCCGGCCATGGAGGAGGCCACGCCCTTCGCCCCGCCCTTCTTCGTGAGGGATCTGTCGCGCGGAGGCGTGGGCCTGGAGGTGGAGGCCCCCGAGCTGCCGTCCTCGGTGAAGGTGGGCATGCCCTTCCTGCTGGAGATGGAGCTGACGCTGGGCACGCTCATGCTGCACGGCGAGGTGGCGTGGACGTCCGCGGGGGGCCCCGAGGTCCTGCCCACCTTCGGTGTCAACTTCAACACGTTGAGCCCGGACACGGTGGAGCGCCTGGAGAAGCTGCTCTCGCTCGAGTCCATGCCGCCCCCACCCTGGCGCGCCCGCATCTGCTTCGGAATGGACGCCGTCATGCGCGTGCCCTGAGAGTCGTTGTGCCCCCGTGGCAGCCGGGGTATGGCGCGAGTCCTCGGGAGGGCCAGGCGACGGGCGCTCCCTTTCTCGCCCGGGCGCGAGCCCGGACACGTGGAGGACAGGACCATGAAGCTGCGATGGAACGTGCTGGGAGCTGTCGTGCTGGGACTGGGGCTCGCGGGCTGTGGCGTGACGATGGGAGCGGCGTGCACCTCGGATGACGAGTGCGGGGACATGGGCTTCTGCATCACCACCGCCAACACCCCGGGCGGCTACTGCTCCGAGTCCTGCTTCCCCGGCAAGGATGAGACCTGCCCCTCGGGCAGCACCTGTGTGAGCACGGGCGCCCGCGCGGACGTCTCCGCCTGTTTCATCAAGTGCGAGACGAACTCGGACTGCCGCACCGGCTACCAGTGCATCAGCAACTTCCGCGGCGCCGCGTTCCCCGTGTGTGCCGCGCCGGACGCGCCTCCGAGCTGAGGCCCCGCCCGCCTTCGTTCAAAATCGTGAAGTCCTTGGCGCCCCGCGTCGTGAATACGGGGCGCCCCGCTCCGCTACCGGCTCCCCTGGCGCTGGGACCCCCGGCCCGCAAGTCCCCCCGGCCGTGAGAAACCCGCCCGGCTGGGTGCCTGGACGTTCGGGAGTCAGAAAGTCTCCGTCGGTAAGTCGTGGCATCCGGGAAGGGTTATGCTACGAGCGCCGCTTCTCTCCTACTTGATGAGGGGGACATGCCAGAAGGCTCCGCGTCACTCCAGCTCGCGGTTGGCGACCGGGTGGTCTACCCCAACCAGGGTGTCTGCCGCGTCTCGGCCATCGATGTGAAGGAGGTAGCCGGGCAGAAGCTCACCTTCGTCACCATGCGCCGGGAAGAAGATGGGGCCGTGGTCATGGTCCCCCAGGCCAAGGTGGTGTCCATCGGCGTGCGCAAGGTGGCGGGCGCCGACGACGTCACCCAGGTCTTCGACTTCCTGCGCTCCGACAGCGACAAGGCCGACCTGGATTGGAAGCAGCGCGCCCGGACCAACCTGGACCGCATGACACAAGGCGGCCTGCTGGGCCTGGCCGAGGTGGTCAAGGGCCTGCAGGTGCTCAGCGAGCTGCGTCCGCTGCCCACCAAGGAGCGGGAGCTGTACGACAACGCCCGCCACCTGCTCGTGTCCGAGCTGGCCGCCGCGCTCGACATCCCCGAGTGCAACGCCGAGGACGCCATCGACGTCGTCCTCTTCCCGCCCGGCCGCGAGCGCCCCAAACGCACCGCCGCCGAGTTCAAGGTCCGCGGCGAGGGCGACGACGATCTCGGCCTGGATGCCGACCTGCTCGGGCTCGACGGCGACCTGGACCTGCCTCCGGACGAGGAGGAGGCACCTCCCGAGGACGAGGAGTCCTCCGAGGAGGCCGGGGAAGAGGCGGAGGGCGAGGGCGACGAGGACGAGGAGAAGCCCCGCAAGAAGGCAGCGGCCGGCGAGGGCGCCGAGGCCGCTCCCAAGAAGCGCGGCCGTCCGCCCAAGCCCAAGCCCGAGGGCGCCGAGGCCGCCGCGCCCAAGAAGCGTGGCCGTCCGCCCAAGCCCAAGCCCGAGGGCGCCGAGGCCGCTGCCGCCGCTCCCAAGAAGCGCGGCCGTCCACCCAAGCCCAAGCCCGAGGGCGCCGAGGCCGCTGCCGCCGCTCCCAAGAAGCGCGGCCGTCCGCCCAAGGCGAAGCCTCCCGAGTCCGAGGAGGTCGAGCCGGAGAATGATCTCGATGAGGACATCGAGGCCGATGAGTGACGTCCCCCGGGACCACGCGTCCCGTTTCCGAGGTGACCTCCCGTGATTCGCGTCGTGACGCTGGACTCCTTCGACGAAAAGCAGATCGCGAAGCTCTGCCAGACGCTCTACACGGCGTTTGGCGTGGGCAGCGAGCACTCCGACCAGAAGGAGGTGCCCGCGGGCATGTCCGAGCCGCTGGACGCGGAGAAGCTCATCTCGGAGCTCAAGGGCGTGCGCGCCTACGAGGATGACAAGGTGCTCTTCGTCACCTCGCGCAAGCTGAAGGAG
This genomic interval from Cystobacter ferrugineus contains the following:
- a CDS encoding STAS domain-containing protein gives rise to the protein MNQVAEAQGIRAVSSGRVETLMLEGELLEKDLARLCDELASRMQRGLRNAVLDFSEVSHLDYRGVKPLIARAESFRKAGGDIKLSGLSPYLSAIFRAAGAHDRFEFYPHMNDARAAFALARAPFV
- the ftsL gene encoding cell division protein FtsL, translated to MIRSQSPVSRVSPHGASVGRVLLHLLPAVFLFALFAGVGILHVTSRVLVVDMGYRLSRAEAEERALTRENDRLKLELATLKNPARLEKLAREKLGMSMPAGPLVMALPAAGGGKRPARVEARDARGVRVAVSH
- a CDS encoding CarD family transcriptional regulator encodes the protein MPEGSASLQLAVGDRVVYPNQGVCRVSAIDVKEVAGQKLTFVTMRREEDGAVVMVPQAKVVSIGVRKVAGADDVTQVFDFLRSDSDKADLDWKQRARTNLDRMTQGGLLGLAEVVKGLQVLSELRPLPTKERELYDNARHLLVSELAAALDIPECNAEDAIDVVLFPPGRERPKRTAAEFKVRGEGDDDLGLDADLLGLDGDLDLPPDEEEAPPEDEESSEEAGEEAEGEGDEDEEKPRKKAAAGEGAEAAPKKRGRPPKPKPEGAEAAAPKKRGRPPKPKPEGAEAAAAAPKKRGRPPKPKPEGAEAAAAAPKKRGRPPKAKPPESEEVEPENDLDEDIEADE
- the rsmH gene encoding 16S rRNA (cytosine(1402)-N(4))-methyltransferase RsmH, with the translated sequence MADFGHQTVLLKEAVDVLQPGAGKVIIDGTLGGGGHSRELLARGATVLGVDRDPVALEAARSRLAGLPGFEARQGNFGELLQVAADVLPVDGVLVDLGVSSPQLDVAERGFSFQKDGPLDMRMGDTGRTAAEFIADEDEEVLVRVLREYGEESFARPIARELKRARPTRTLEAAEAVKRAVPRKAWPQKIHVATRTFQALRMAVNEELESLESLLAALPRLLKVGGRAAVISFHSLEDRKVKDTFRDMVGGCKCPPGLPVCVCGGQGDFSLVTRKAIAPSDEEIAANPRARSAHLRVVEKIR
- a CDS encoding PilZ domain-containing protein codes for the protein MSQSVTKRALGEVRLKVAYKRPEALLSEYTRSIGRGGVTLQTQKNIPVGTRFVFEMYNPGVATPVEVMGEVVRVTPQADGRHVLTIKYDPGQDRGGLDAVLQRVFDLQESEKLRRYARIPLNVPAMEEATPFAPPFFVRDLSRGGVGLEVEAPELPSSVKVGMPFLLEMELTLGTLMLHGEVAWTSAGGPEVLPTFGVNFNTLSPDTVERLEKLLSLESMPPPPWRARICFGMDAVMRVP
- a CDS encoding penicillin-binding protein; its protein translation is MKDFKSARVPESNTKWMRLRVKLLASFFVTLLLAAFGRAVFLQVFERDKLRGLAQDQYVRQIEIPARRGDIFDRRGAPLAQSVEVDSIWVDPSMLPDVKQAARALAKALKLDAEDVLGRLTRGRRFAWVKRQVTPREVEAVKALGLPGFGFTKEPKRFYPQKELGAHVVGVVGLDGHGLEGLELAFENELSGQNSRLSGFRDAKGRKLLVSGAPDTLERQGASVTLTLDRHLQYVAEKALTRAVAEAQAVAGMALVMDPATGEILAMANEPRFNPNAPQREARSSMRNRAALDTFEPGSTMKAFVVASALEQKVIKPDDTFFCENGSWRVGRHTIHDTHEYAWLTPQRVLQVSSNICSAKIAQLLGRERLVKTFKDFGFGERTGLALPGEGKGSIPFPKAEVSLATQSFGQGMSATAVQMIAAWSALAHGGVLMRPYLVSKVVDPDGVVLLDNRPTEVRRIVSPQTARQVVSMLESVVVKGGTATKAAMEDYRVAGKTGTAQKVDPVAGGYSDKRLASFVGMLPAENPRVVILVVVDEPKTDVYGGNVAAPAFKEIATAAMAHLAVPPSREVPLPSTALPVAAAQPPAKAVPEGPVVEEVVTENVEPGSVRVPDVMGQAGREAVTKLLSAALEPQLSGSGRVVAQTPAAGSLVEKGARVTLELATRQ